The Toxorhynchites rutilus septentrionalis strain SRP chromosome 1, ASM2978413v1, whole genome shotgun sequence genome contains the following window.
ggccttgaaaaaaaaattaataaagggAAAAGATGCGAAATCGGCTGACGACCGAGGCACAAAAAAGAAGTGAGAGCGAAAATACGAAGAGCCGGCTGACGACCGTAGCGCAAATGGAGGCAAGTGAAGGGACGCGAGATTGATGGATGACCGTGCGGGAGGATAGCATGGAAGTTGCACGACCGGCTGAAAACTGACGTACAACATGAGGGACAGTGATCGTTGTATCTGTAAACGAAGAGCCCATCTAACGAGTAAACCCGAAAGCTCTGCATGAACTTTGGAGCTTTTACATGTTTACCACTACCATTACAGTTTGGAGTATTAGTAAATAAAAAGAAGCGACAAAAGCGAAGTGATGCAGTAGTGGTTTAATGAACTTgattcatgttttgttttgttttgttttgatgtcCCAAGACAAAATTTCAGTGCGTGACAATATATATCATGTGAAGTTATATGAGCTAGTCATCCCTGTTATGCCTAGTTGACAACTTTGTTTACCATCTCCAGCTGATCATTGTGAGTCTTATATTGACGACGACAGTGCAAATGAGATTATCAGCGGGGACATCGAAGCCGACGAAATTATTTCCCCATTAAAAACTCTTGGAAACAGGACCGCAAGTTGACTTTCACGGGAGAACAAAGGATTTCGTTAATCTCCTGCGAACAGACCGCAACCTATGAGGAGACGAAAACGAGCAAACGATGACGATTTATCACTGCTTCAATAAAGCTACTGTTTTGTTTTCGTGGCATCCGTCGCTGATGAGTACCGGGTACCTATTTGCCGTTACGCTGTACGTCATCACCAATCCCATCGTGACCAccatcagcagaaaaaaaaacaaaaacagaagaaAGAACAGCGCTAGGAAAAACTATTTCGTTATGGAAAACACCCTTTTGTGAGCGATTTATATGTTGTATGAGAAGTGTATTTCATGATAAAAGAAACCATgttttataatataaatttataataaaaacatttgttcaactcattttgtttcgttttttctCGATCGGTTTGATTAACGAGCTTGGAATTGCAGTTTACCGTATTTGTTATTCGAACAATTTGATGTTAGTTATCAAAATTCTATAAAAAAACGTACATTGTGCTTATTTGAATGAAATCTGTAGGGTAAAACGGTTTGTTtcgttttgaatttcagatgGATTCTGAGAATCATTTCCCGTTAGATCCATTCAATGATGCCACTGATGCCTCCAATCTGCGTCGTGAATGGGAGGAATGGCACCGCTCATGTGAAATCGTTCTGGAGCTGAAGAAGATCGAATCTCAGCACGAAAAGCTTCTTTTTCTGCTGGCTCGGGGAGGTAGGGGCCTACAAAGAATTTATCACCACCTCGCACCCGTGGCGGGAGAAATCCATCCAGAACCGGTGAAAGTTCCGTTCGCTCCACAAGACGCTCCGGAGTACGACAATGCTATCATGCGCCTCAACGCCTTTTTCGTGGGAAAACGTAACGAAAGAGTAGAACTGGAGGTTTTCCGTTCTCTCCGCCAGGCCGCTGGTGAGACATTCAATCGCTACTTGTTGAGATTGCGTACGCAGGCCGCATGCTGCAATTTTGGTGAGCGTGAGGAGAAGGAGTTACTACAACAAATAACTGTCGGTGCGATGGATGAGAGAGTGCGAGATAAAGGTCTCGAAAGTACCCTGAATCTGGATGAGATCGTGAACTATGCGATTAACCGCGAGGTTTTATTGAAGCAGAAAGTGAAAACGCATCCATTTGGATCCGAAAATGGAGCCGTGGCAGTGGTTAAGCAAGAATGGACAAAGAAGGTGATGCCAAGGAGTGGATATTCCACACGACCGGTTCAGTACGAGCGAAAATCGGATGGTAGAGGAAGAACAGAATGTAGCCGGTGTGGATCTTGGCGGCACCAACGAGAATCTGAAAACTGCATTGCCCGAAATACTACATGCCACAGCTGCGGCGCTGTGGGCCACTTTGCAAGAAAGTGTACAGCTAACCGGAATAAGTCATTTAAAGCTCGATACTCATGGAAGAGAGCGGAAACTAATGCTTTGCGAGATGGAAATAATCAAAGCCCGGGATCTGGATATCCATTACGACGCGACGAACATAAATCTTCAGAGGTAGAATGAGTTCTTCATTTTTGCTAACTATTAGTATACAAACTGTAAAAGTTAAATCTTGTCTAATTAAACGATGAATAAATAAGCAAACACTAAtagtattttcaaattatttattttgttaGGTGAAGACACAGAATGATGGAACAATCGTGGGGTTTATTGACCAACTTCCAATAGAATTTTTGATTGATTCTGGGGCAACAATCAACACCGTTACGGAGTATGACTGGGAAAAGTTGGTGTCTAACAACGCcagggtttttaaaaaaaaaatgcaaagcgATCGACgatttttggcatatgctaGCCAGGAACCCCTACGGGTAGTGTGCATTTTCGAAGCATGGGTCACTATCAACGACACAAAACCCAAAATGTTTACCGAATTTTTCGTAATTCAGGGAGCACACAAATCTTTGCTAAGTAGAAGAACCGCAGAGGACCTCAAAGTCTTGAAAGTTGGACTAGAAGTTCAAAACATTGAACAGAATAAAGCTCCGTTCCCGAAATTCCCAAATATACAAGTAAAATTATCTATTGATCCAACTGTGGCCCCCAGAAAAATGGCTTACCTCAAAATTCCGGTAGCGATGGAAGACAAGGTCAATCAGAAAATCcaggaaatgttggaaactgaCATAATTGAGCCAGTAACAGGACCATCCGATTGGATCTCCCCAATGGTTGTGGTTCCAAAGGGAACTAACGATATCCGCTTGTGTATCAATATGCGATACCCGAATCAAGCCATTCAACGGGAGCATTATCCACTGCCACTAATTGACACGCTGCTTAACAAGCTGAAAGGAGCGACAGTGTTCTCTAAGATCGACATAACCTCTGCATACTATCACGTGGAGTTACATCCAGCATCGCGCGAGATTACTACGTTCATGACGAGTAAAGGTCTAATGCGTTTTAAACGATTAATGTTTGGTATAAACTGCGCGCCCGAGATCTTTCAACGGATAATGTGTGAAATGTTGGCTGGCATTGAAGGTGTCGTAGTTTATATTGATGATGTGGTTATTTGGGGATCCACAGTAGACGAGCATGATGAGCGACTACGAATGGTCATGGATATTCTTGAAGAGAATCACGCGTTTCTGAATAAAGAGAAGTGTTTGTTTCGAGTGAAAGAGCTTAAAATACTAGGATTCAAGGTTAGTGTCGATGGAATCAGCCCTACTGATGATAAAGTTTCGGCTATCCAAAACTTCAGGATGCCAGAAACGAAGGAGGAAGTACGAAGTTTTTTGGGCTTGATCAATTTTGTTGGACAGTTTATACCGCATTTGTCATCGAGAACGGAGGCTCTCCGAACATTCATCAGAGGGGAAGTAGAAACATTTGGCAAAGAACAACAGAAAGCTTCCGATGATCTTCGTAACGAATTATCCAGTGCCGTTCATCGCTTAGGATTCTTTGACCCGAAGGACCAGACAGAGCTTTACGTGGACGCATCGGCGGTGGGCCTTGGGGCGGTTTTAGTCCAGAGGGATAGTATGAACAAGCCAAGGATCATCAGCTTCGCGTCAAAAGGCCTTACAAAGACAGAAAAAGTGTACCCACAAACCCAACGCGAAGCCTTAGCCGTCGTTTGGGCGGTTGAGAAATTTTATTCGTATTTATTcggaatacacttcacggtgctAACTGACCATAAGACACTCGAATATATATTTGGAGGAAAACACCAGGAAGGAAAACGTGCTTGCTCTCGTGCTGAGGCCTGGGCGTTGCGCCTACAGCCCTACGATTTCAAGGTGGTGCATGTTCCGGGATCCCATAATATCTCCGACATTTTTTCGAGATTGTGCCCGCAGTCAGATGTTCCATTTGACGAAGCTTCGGAGCATTTCGTTTGTGGAATAGGTGAAGGACCATCGGCAATAACATTGGACGAAATCCGGAAAGAAACGGATCTTGATGATGCACTCAAGGAAGTAGTTAAGTCTATTAATACGCAGGTGTGGCCGTCAAGCTTGTTCGCCTATCAAGCTTTCGCGAAGGAATTGGGAGTAATGGATGGTGTTGTTGTGCGTAATGATCGCATCATTCTTCCTTCAAGATTGCGACAAAGAGCATTGGATATCGCGCATCGAGGACACCCTGGAGTAGTTTCAATGAAACGAAATCTCAGGGAGAACTTGTGGTGGCCTCAGATGGACCGTGATGTTGAGCATAAGGTGCAAGAGTGTGCTGGATGTGCTTCAGTAGCTTTACAAGGTCCTCCAGAACCTATGCAGCGCAACGAAATGTCAAATCGGGCATGGCAAGATTTGGCTCTTGATTTTTTTACAGCTAAAGAATGTGCGACCTTCTTGGTAATTGCTGACTACTATAGCCGATTTTTGTCCGTTACTGAAATGAAATCAACAACTGCGAGTAAGACGATAGAGGTTCTGGAGAGTTTGTTCAAGCAGCACACGTACCCGGAAACAATTCGTTCTGATAATGGGCCCCCTTTTGCTAGTGAAGAGTTTGCGAACTACTGTGTTAACAAAAATATTCGACTAGTGCACAGTATCCCATATTGGCCTCAAATGAATGGCCTGATTGAACGACAGAATCAGGGAATCCTGCG
Protein-coding sequences here:
- the LOC129761313 gene encoding uncharacterized protein K02A2.6-like — protein: MDSENHFPLDPFNDATDASNLRREWEEWHRSCEIVLELKKIESQHEKLLFLLARGGRGLQRIYHHLAPVAGEIHPEPVKVPFAPQDAPEYDNAIMRLNAFFVGKRNERVELEVFRSLRQAAGETFNRYLLRLRTQAACCNFGEREEKELLQQITVGAMDERVRDKGLESTLNLDEIVNYAINREVLLKQKVKTHPFGSENGAVAVVKQEWTKKVMPRSGYSTRPVQYERKSDGRGRTECSRCGSWRHQRESENCIARNTTCHSCGAVGHFARKCTANRNKSFKARYSWKRAETNALRDGNNQSPGSGYPLRRDEHKSSEVKTQNDGTIVGFIDQLPIEFLIDSGATINTVTEYDWEKLVSNNARVFKKKMQSDRRFLAYASQEPLRVVCIFEAWVTINDTKPKMFTEFFVIQGAHKSLLSRRTAEDLKVLKVGLEVQNIEQNKAPFPKFPNIQVKLSIDPTVAPRKMAYLKIPVAMEDKVNQKIQEMLETDIIEPVTGPSDWISPMVVVPKGTNDIRLCINMRYPNQAIQREHYPLPLIDTLLNKLKGATVFSKIDITSAYYHVELHPASREITTFMTSKGLMRFKRLMFGINCAPEIFQRIMCEMLAGIEGVVVYIDDVVIWGSTVDEHDERLRMVMDILEENHAFLNKEKCLFRVKELKILGFKVSVDGISPTDDKVSAIQNFRMPETKEEVRSFLGLINFVGQFIPHLSSRTEALRTFIRGEVETFGKEQQKASDDLRNELSSAVHRLGFFDPKDQTELYVDASAVGLGAVLVQRDSMNKPRIISFASKGLTKTEKVYPQTQREALAVVWAVEKFYSYLFGIHFTVLTDHKTLEYIFGGKHQEGKRACSRAEAWALRLQPYDFKVVHVPGSHNISDIFSRLCPQSDVPFDEASEHFVCGIGEGPSAITLDEIRKETDLDDALKEVVKSINTQVWPSSLFAYQAFAKELGVMDGVVVRNDRIILPSRLRQRALDIAHRGHPGVVSMKRNLRENLWWPQMDRDVEHKVQECAGCASVALQGPPEPMQRNEMSNRAWQDLALDFFTAKECATFLVIADYYSRFLSVTEMKSTTASKTIEVLESLFKQHTYPETIRSDNGPPFASEEFANYCVNKNIRLVHSIPYWPQMNGLIERQNQGILRTLKIARTMKEDWRKAVNEYVYSYNTTPHSVTGKSPMELLTGRPVKDLLPSLRTEPYWNRDEEQRDKDIIRKLRGKLYADKRRHAKVSDIAVGDTVMIRNYEMGKLEPTFRPEKYSVIKKSGSDVIVLSEDGVRYRRPVSHLRKYPTTGEQDESEDESEQQPRTTDPVGTPATADKPNDVKPPPTKYPKRITKMPARYDD